The following coding sequences are from one Lolium rigidum isolate FL_2022 chromosome 6, APGP_CSIRO_Lrig_0.1, whole genome shotgun sequence window:
- the LOC124662504 gene encoding transcription factor ICE1-like: MEDPTEKVDEMAGGVGGGADWAYIPSDTMASAGFPASFPFPCGRDVMSAPTSASLLMSMEHAALFDFHAAFPSSSSSAVAGAPALPAFHDFASAGGNNPFDVDAPPFMLGAPAAAGGQKGGFLAPPPLTFAGGMGWDDEDEDELDQQSVDASSLGLSASLENAAAVVAAPGGGGGGGGGNGRGKKKGMPAKNLMAERRRRKKLNDRLYMLRSVVPKISKMDRASILGDAIDYLKELLQRINDLHNELESAPSSALAAGPGVASFHPSTPTLQPFPGRIKEERCPPSFPSPSGQQATVEVRMREGQAVNIHMFCARRPGILLSTMRALDSLGLDIEQAVISCFNGFAMDVFRAEQSRHGPGLLPEEIKAVLLHCAGLQSAM; encoded by the exons ATGGAGGACCCGACGGAGAAGGTGGACGAGATGGCGGGAGGCGTCGGCGGCGGGGCCGACTGGGCGTACATCCCGTCGGACACGATGGCGTCGGCTGGTTTCCCGGCGTCATTCCCGTTCCCCTGCGGCCGGGACGTCATGTCCGCGCCGACGTCGGCGTCCCTGCTCATGTCCATGGAGCACGCCGCGCTGTTCGACTTCCACGCCGCCttcccgtcgtcgtcgtcctccgccgtcgccggcgcGCCCGCGCTCCCGGCCTTCCACGACTTCGCGTCCGCCGGCGGCAACAATCCCTTCGACGTCGACGCGCCGCCGTTCATGCTCggggctccggcggcggcgggtgggcagAAAGGCGGGTTCTTGGCGCCCCCTCCGCTGACGTTCGCCGGCGGGATGGGgtgggacgacgaggacgaggacgagctgGATCAGCAGAGCGTGGACGCCTCCTCCTTGGGGCTCTCAGCCTCGTTGGAGAATGCCGCGGCCGTCGTGGCTGCCccggggggtggtggtggtggcggcggcggcaacggGAGGGGCAAGAAGAAGGGGATGCCAGCCAAGAACCTCatggcggagcggcggcgcaggAAGAAGCTCAATGACCGCCTCTACATGCTGCGCTCCGTCGTTCCCAAGATCAGCAAG ATGGACAGAGCTTCAATCCTCGGTGATGCAATTGACTACCTGAAGGAACTTCTGCAGAGGATCAACGATCTCCACAACGAGCTGGAGTCTGCTCCAAGCTCCGCACTTGCTGCTGGACCAGGAGTAGCTAGCTTCCACCCCTCAACACCCACACTGCAGCCATTCCCCGGCCGCATCAAGGAGGAACGCTGCCCGCCCTCGTTTCCCAGTCCCAGTGGTCAGCAGGCAACG GTTGAGGTGAGGATGAGGGAAGGTCAGGCGGTGAACATCCACATGTTCTGCGCTCGAAGGCCGGGCATCCTGCTGTCCACCATGAGAGCCCTTGACAGCCTCGGCCTCGACATTGAACAGGCGGTCATCAGCTGCTTCAATGGGTTTGCGATGGATGTCTTCCGCGCCGAG CAAAGCAGGCATGGTCCTGGGCTCTTGCCTGAAGAAATTAAGGCAGTGCTCCTGCACTGCGCCGGTCTCCAGAGCGCAATGTAG